One genomic window of Methanosphaera cuniculi includes the following:
- a CDS encoding phage holin family protein — translation MVNIFTDSVTKTVKTIILFILEVIIFLDLNNLFDIIGIIDFKTAFLIILTVSVINAILWPIISYFSLNFFVLTFGIGTFIIDGIILLILSYFIHGFIMEPADFITAPLLIGIINSGLAIILNFDNEEIYYRNIIRKRFDKSDDEQPDKRGFIFLEIDGLAYDVLVDAIKNDDMPTVKSMLEDDSHHLIKWETDLSSQTSSSQAGILHGNNNDIPAFRWVEKDNNNKIVSSNGFGDSGLIEERISNHHGLLSENGGSRCNLFTGDAPDFILTLSKLSDRHVLHTKTWYYLFSEPYFIARVISLMLWDILVEIFSRIYHRLKNINPRLKRRGLKYFIARFGANVIMREAATSAIIGDVLDGEYDKVYTTYMGYDEIAHHSGIRDPDAFYALRQIDKQFSNIKRVIDSANRKYELIILSDHGQSVGPTFKMKYKLTLEDLVRTYLPEHTKIHSILYSNNDHIFDNVSLSTHLKQNRNRIKEEHEKLREVAEILRNKKDRLLDRKFFNEAEPMINKIEDIANSMGFDIDLTHDDVVDIDEVETIVLASGNLGLIYFTQWNKRLTYEKINDAFPGLIRGLASHPGIGFIMVKSSVYGTLVFNDDNIYYLDDDYYKYPNDRFLDKYGDNIADHLRRTDSFKHVPDILVNSTYNVDDDQVYAFENLIGSHGGAGGTQQYPFIFAPKSWNPSKPIIGAENVHKFFKNEMNKIWDEEEKLKENK, via the coding sequence ATGGTAAATATATTCACAGACTCAGTTACAAAAACTGTTAAAACAATAATACTCTTTATACTTGAAGTTATCATATTTCTAGACTTAAACAATCTATTTGATATTATAGGAATTATAGACTTCAAAACTGCTTTTCTCATAATTTTAACAGTCTCAGTAATAAATGCCATACTCTGGCCAATAATATCATACTTCTCACTAAACTTTTTTGTCTTAACATTTGGTATTGGAACATTTATAATAGATGGAATAATACTATTAATTCTAAGTTATTTTATACATGGTTTTATAATGGAACCTGCTGATTTTATAACAGCACCACTTCTAATTGGTATTATAAATTCAGGTCTTGCTATTATTCTAAATTTTGACAATGAAGAAATATACTACCGGAATATTATTCGAAAAAGATTTGATAAATCAGATGATGAACAACCAGACAAACGTGGATTTATCTTTCTTGAAATAGATGGATTAGCATATGATGTATTAGTTGATGCAATAAAAAATGATGATATGCCAACTGTAAAAAGTATGCTGGAGGATGATTCACATCATCTTATTAAATGGGAAACAGATTTATCAAGTCAGACAAGCTCATCACAAGCTGGAATTTTACATGGAAATAACAATGATATACCAGCATTTCGTTGGGTTGAAAAAGACAATAATAATAAAATAGTATCATCAAATGGATTTGGAGACTCAGGACTAATTGAGGAGCGAATATCAAATCATCATGGTCTTTTATCTGAAAATGGTGGTAGTAGATGTAATCTCTTTACAGGAGATGCACCAGATTTTATATTAACACTAAGTAAACTATCAGATAGACATGTTTTACATACAAAAACATGGTATTACCTGTTTTCAGAGCCATACTTCATAGCACGTGTGATATCTTTAATGTTATGGGATATACTTGTTGAAATATTTTCACGAATATACCATAGACTTAAAAATATAAATCCACGCCTAAAACGACGAGGACTTAAATACTTTATAGCACGTTTTGGTGCAAATGTAATAATGCGTGAAGCAGCAACATCTGCAATAATAGGAGATGTACTTGATGGAGAATATGATAAAGTTTATACAACCTACATGGGATATGATGAAATAGCACATCATAGTGGAATACGAGATCCTGATGCATTCTATGCACTAAGACAAATTGATAAACAATTTAGTAATATTAAACGTGTAATAGATTCAGCAAATCGTAAATATGAGCTAATCATACTATCAGATCATGGACAATCAGTAGGACCAACATTTAAGATGAAATACAAATTAACACTAGAAGATTTAGTACGAACATATCTACCTGAACATACAAAGATTCATAGTATATTATATTCAAACAATGATCACATATTTGATAATGTAAGTTTATCAACACACTTAAAACAAAACAGAAACAGAATTAAAGAAGAACATGAAAAACTAAGAGAAGTTGCAGAAATACTAAGAAATAAAAAAGATAGGCTACTAGATCGAAAATTCTTTAATGAAGCTGAACCTATGATAAATAAAATTGAAGATATAGCAAATAGTATGGGATTTGATATAGATTTAACACATGATGATGTAGTAGATATTGATGAGGTTGAAACAATAGTATTAGCTTCAGGAAATCTAGGATTAATATATTTCACACAGTGGAATAAACGCTTAACATATGAAAAAATAAATGATGCATTCCCTGGTCTTATCCGTGGACTTGCATCACATCCCGGAATAGGATTTATAATGGTAAAAAGCTCGGTATATGGAACATTAGTATTTAATGATGATAACATATACTACTTAGATGATGATTATTATAAATATCCTAATGATAGATTCCTAGATAAATATGGTGATAATATTGCAGATCATCTTAGACGTACAGATAGTTTTAAACATGTGCCAGATATTCTTGTAAATAGTACATATAACGTTGATGATGATCAGGTTTATGCATTTGAAAATCTAATTGGAAGTCATGGTGGAGCTGGTGGAACACAACAATATCCATTCATATTTGCACCTAAATCTTGGAATCCTAGTAAACCAATTATTGGAGCTGAAAATGTTCATAAATTCTTCAAAAATGAGATGAATAAGATATGGGATGAAGAAGAAAAATTAAAAGAAAATAAATAA
- a CDS encoding flavoprotein has protein sequence MKILWAITGAGHFLAESLSILENLALDDNIVTITTSKAADEVIQLYGFNEKIENIVSLNYENKHIKDEDQEFSYPLSGKLTHQKYDVIIIAPLTANSTAKIVHGIADTLITNIAAQSGKGQIPLIVLPVDQTPGLITTTIPPYIRKDRCVVHENCIPMRLCPNDAINPPYIDKSKCVSCHICKDICINDALVVDEKIELYIRKIDAQNTQKLSTIENIKTVYQPDKIVEYIKKIEKE, from the coding sequence ATGAAAATATTATGGGCAATAACAGGAGCAGGACACTTTCTAGCTGAATCTCTCAGTATACTTGAAAATCTAGCATTAGATGATAATATAGTTACAATTACAACATCAAAAGCAGCAGATGAAGTAATACAACTTTATGGATTCAATGAAAAAATAGAAAATATTGTATCTTTAAACTACGAAAATAAGCATATTAAAGATGAAGATCAAGAATTTAGCTATCCGTTATCTGGTAAACTTACACATCAGAAGTATGATGTAATAATAATAGCACCATTAACAGCAAATAGTACAGCAAAAATTGTACATGGAATTGCAGATACTCTTATTACAAACATAGCAGCTCAATCTGGAAAAGGTCAAATACCACTAATAGTCTTACCTGTTGATCAAACACCAGGTCTAATAACAACTACAATACCACCATATATCAGAAAAGATAGATGTGTAGTACATGAAAATTGTATTCCAATGAGACTATGTCCAAATGATGCAATTAATCCTCCATATATTGATAAGTCAAAATGTGTTAGTTGTCATATATGTAAGGATATTTGTATAAATGATGCATTAGTAGTTGATGAAAAAATAGAACTTTACATAAGAAAAATAGATGCACAAAATACTCAAAAACTCTCAACAATAGAAAACATAAAAACAGTATATCAACCAGACAAAATAGTTGAATATATAAAAAAAATAGAAAAAGAATAA
- a CDS encoding metallophosphoesterase: MNNNNKNTQTNRDENHFQINHNMKFRYDLQTFMNNARTLLNMGKFNPKHFKIVDLVISSNKLPGEFDGYKIVQITDIHLGQWLNKEKLDGVVQIINNLEPDCVVLTGDFLSYQANEYLNQLTDSLSKLQPKDVTLSVLGNHDHWTNPEAVRWALRNAGVINLDNDIYTIKRGSDKLQIAGVDSITVGYDDIKKVESKLDYDAPAIMLAHEPDFADTTAKLKPFILQLSGHSHGGQFELPGIRTPIRGRNFRKYPVDTYQVGDMIQYTNRGIGTNSFWFRINSFYEITRITLKTKKYHLN; the protein is encoded by the coding sequence ATGAATAACAACAACAAAAATACACAGACAAACAGGGATGAAAATCACTTTCAAATAAATCATAATATGAAGTTTAGATATGATCTTCAAACATTTATGAACAATGCACGAACATTACTAAATATGGGAAAATTCAATCCCAAACACTTTAAAATAGTAGATCTTGTCATATCATCAAATAAACTACCTGGGGAATTTGATGGATATAAAATCGTGCAAATAACAGATATACACCTAGGACAGTGGTTAAATAAGGAAAAACTTGATGGTGTAGTGCAGATAATAAATAATCTAGAACCAGATTGTGTGGTACTTACTGGTGATTTTCTATCATACCAAGCTAATGAATATCTAAATCAACTTACAGATTCATTATCTAAACTACAACCAAAAGATGTTACATTATCTGTTCTTGGAAATCATGATCATTGGACAAATCCAGAAGCTGTAAGATGGGCACTTAGAAATGCTGGTGTTATAAATCTTGATAATGATATTTATACAATAAAACGTGGATCTGATAAACTTCAAATAGCAGGAGTTGATAGTATAACAGTAGGATATGATGATATTAAAAAGGTAGAATCAAAACTAGATTATGATGCACCTGCTATAATGCTTGCACATGAACCAGACTTTGCTGATACAACAGCAAAACTTAAACCATTCATACTACAACTTTCAGGACATTCACATGGAGGACAGTTTGAATTACCAGGAATCAGAACACCAATACGTGGTCGTAATTTTAGAAAATATCCAGTTGACACATATCAGGTAGGTGATATGATACAATATACAAATAGAGGTATTGGTACAAATTCATTCTGGTTTAGAATAAATTCATTTTATGAAATAACACGAATCACACTTAAAACTAAAAAATACCACTTAAACTAG
- a CDS encoding DUF192 domain-containing protein, with the protein MYELVIYNNKIEQKHIKLEYASNFYKRLIGLMFKNTIKPLLFTQKTSKRHFSSIHTFFMKKTIDILYISEDNKILEYVTLPPWKMYIPKNNQTKYIIELPKNTIKKNKITTNTTIEVVKRI; encoded by the coding sequence ATGTACGAACTAGTAATTTATAACAATAAAATTGAACAAAAACATATAAAACTTGAATATGCATCAAACTTCTATAAAAGACTTATAGGTTTAATGTTTAAAAATACGATAAAACCACTATTATTTACTCAGAAAACATCTAAAAGACACTTCTCATCGATTCATACATTTTTCATGAAAAAAACAATAGATATTTTATATATAAGTGAAGATAATAAAATACTTGAATATGTTACCCTTCCACCATGGAAAATGTATATACCAAAAAATAATCAAACAAAATATATAATAGAACTACCTAAAAACACAATAAAGAAAAATAAGATAACAACTAATACAACAATAGAAGTCGTGAAGAGAATATGA
- a CDS encoding methionine adenosyltransferase: protein MRNIKIEKAVQNIAANDEIEIVERKGIGHPDSISDGIAEAVSRTLSRTYKEKVGHVLHHNTDEVQLTAGESDPKFGGGQIIKPIQILLTGRAANEFTLPNGETHKVGVDYIAIEAAKKFLDETIINLDIDYGTVVECKIGQGSADLRDVFQRPNAIPSANDTSFGVGFYPLTETENLVLKTEELLNSKDFKKDHPYVGEDIKVMGLREKDEITLTIASAFVSKYVDDVDAYLNMKDEINNIVADLAAKETDLSVETLINTADDETKKDESGYYLTVTGTSAEMGDDGSVGRGNRSNGLITPNRPMSMEATSGKNPINHVGKIYNLLSNEITREVYSDVEGVKNIDMVILSQIGKPIDQPRTATAHIQTEDGYTIDEIEEDVTRIIDRWLENITDIKDFMLEGKLRTL, encoded by the coding sequence ATGAGAAATATAAAAATAGAAAAAGCTGTACAAAATATAGCAGCAAACGATGAAATCGAAATAGTAGAAAGAAAAGGAATCGGACACCCAGACAGTATAAGTGATGGAATAGCAGAAGCAGTAAGCCGAACACTATCAAGAACATACAAAGAAAAAGTAGGACATGTACTACACCACAACACAGACGAAGTACAACTTACAGCAGGAGAATCTGATCCTAAATTTGGTGGTGGACAAATCATCAAACCTATACAAATACTATTAACAGGAAGAGCAGCAAATGAATTCACACTACCAAATGGTGAAACACACAAAGTAGGAGTAGACTACATAGCAATTGAAGCTGCAAAAAAATTCCTAGATGAAACAATCATAAACCTAGACATAGACTACGGAACAGTAGTAGAATGTAAAATAGGACAAGGATCAGCAGATCTAAGAGATGTATTCCAAAGACCTAACGCAATACCATCAGCAAACGACACCTCATTTGGAGTAGGATTCTACCCACTAACAGAAACTGAAAACCTAGTACTAAAAACAGAAGAACTTCTAAATTCAAAAGACTTCAAAAAAGATCACCCTTATGTTGGAGAAGACATAAAAGTAATGGGATTACGTGAAAAAGACGAAATCACACTTACAATTGCATCAGCATTTGTATCAAAATATGTAGATGATGTAGATGCATATCTAAACATGAAAGATGAAATCAACAACATCGTAGCAGATTTAGCAGCAAAAGAAACAGACCTAAGCGTTGAAACACTTATCAACACAGCAGATGATGAAACCAAAAAAGACGAATCAGGATACTACCTTACAGTAACAGGTACAAGTGCAGAAATGGGAGATGATGGATCAGTAGGAAGAGGAAACAGATCAAACGGACTCATCACACCAAACAGACCAATGTCAATGGAAGCAACATCAGGTAAAAACCCAATTAACCACGTAGGAAAAATCTACAACCTTCTATCTAACGAAATCACACGTGAAGTATACAGTGATGTTGAAGGAGTAAAAAATATAGATATGGTAATACTCAGTCAAATAGGAAAACCAATCGACCAACCAAGAACAGCAACAGCTCACATCCAAACAGAAGATGGATACACAATTGATGAAATCGAAGAAGATGTAACACGTATCATCGACAGATGGCTTGAAAACATCACAGACATCAAAGACTTCATGCTTGAAGGAAAACTAAGAACATTATAA